The following are from one region of the Arthrobacter sp. TMP15 genome:
- a CDS encoding GAF and ANTAR domain-containing protein — translation MSTINRARRVSAAFVKIADTLVTDYDVVDMLHTLVGETVGLLDASAAGLLLVDPAGELQVVASTSERSQLVEVLELEAGEGPCIECFRTGTVVSVPDIASDGARWPHFQAAALSQGFVSVHAVPMRLRGNTIGALDLFRQEKGRLSEEDAILAQGFADIATISLLQERALRESTLVNEQLQRALNSRIVIEQAKGVIAQTANVTMDEAFTLLRSYARSHSTPLYETSMNVVERTITITA, via the coding sequence ATGTCGACTATAAACCGCGCCCGACGCGTGAGTGCCGCTTTCGTGAAGATAGCGGACACTTTGGTGACTGACTACGACGTTGTAGACATGCTGCACACACTTGTTGGGGAGACCGTTGGACTTCTAGATGCTTCAGCAGCCGGGCTGCTGCTGGTGGACCCTGCAGGTGAATTACAGGTGGTTGCCTCCACGAGCGAGAGAAGCCAGCTTGTGGAAGTACTTGAGCTGGAAGCCGGGGAAGGACCATGTATTGAGTGTTTTCGGACGGGCACCGTGGTCTCTGTCCCTGACATTGCTTCCGATGGCGCACGCTGGCCCCATTTTCAGGCCGCAGCGCTCTCACAGGGCTTTGTCTCAGTTCATGCTGTCCCCATGAGGCTGCGCGGGAACACCATCGGCGCTCTGGACCTTTTCCGTCAGGAGAAAGGCCGACTCAGCGAGGAAGACGCAATCCTGGCCCAAGGGTTTGCTGACATTGCCACCATCAGCCTCCTGCAGGAACGGGCACTGCGGGAAAGTACCCTGGTGAATGAGCAGCTCCAGCGGGCGCTGAATAGCAGGATCGTGATTGAACAAGCCAAGGGCGTCATTGCGCAAACCGCCAACGTCACCATGGATGAGGCTTTTACCCTCCTGCGTTCCTACGCACGCTCCCACAGCACGCCACTGTATGAGACCTCCATGAACGTGGTGGAACGCACAATCACCATCACGGCCTAG
- a CDS encoding GAF and ANTAR domain-containing protein, whose protein sequence is MSASSGFGPETSVFSSDTTSAGIDELQFDLGEGPRWTALQTRQPVLLPDVKLEAPVSWPVFSKAVSEFEVAAIFVFPLRVGAVDVGLIEMYSSTPGSLESADYSLAIQLCEAASWHLLRYILSLGPAEGTQSMEHSESTERVSRRAIHQATGMVLVQTGLSATNALLLLRAHAFSHDQTVHEVSRDVVSKRLDFTQQG, encoded by the coding sequence ATGTCAGCATCTTCGGGCTTTGGACCAGAAACCTCGGTGTTTTCCAGCGACACCACCTCTGCCGGGATAGATGAGCTGCAATTTGATTTGGGGGAAGGGCCCCGGTGGACTGCGCTGCAAACGCGCCAGCCGGTGTTGCTCCCAGACGTTAAATTGGAGGCGCCTGTAAGCTGGCCTGTTTTTAGTAAAGCCGTCTCCGAATTTGAGGTAGCCGCCATATTTGTGTTCCCGCTGCGTGTTGGTGCCGTAGATGTGGGTCTTATAGAAATGTATAGCTCAACGCCAGGATCTTTGGAATCCGCGGATTATTCACTAGCCATCCAGCTTTGCGAGGCCGCCTCCTGGCACCTTTTACGGTACATTTTGTCCCTAGGTCCGGCTGAGGGCACCCAAAGTATGGAGCACTCAGAGTCCACAGAGCGAGTTTCCCGCCGGGCAATCCACCAAGCCACGGGTATGGTTTTGGTCCAAACAGGACTGTCGGCCACGAATGCGCTTTTGTTATTACGCGCCCACGCTTTTTCACATGATCAAACAGTGCATGAGGTCTCACGTGATGTGGTCAGCAAACGCCTTGACTTCACACAACAAGGATGA
- the deoC gene encoding deoxyribose-phosphate aldolase, with product MTPNSPFTANNAADDLAAYIDHTLLAPQASREEILKLCKEAAEHHFKSVCVNPVWVETAKKALLGSGVLTCTVVGFPLGTHNTDVKVFEARGATMDGADEIDMVINIASARALDKEALVSDISAVAEVVHGEDSLLKVIIETSLLSDAEKVLACQAAVEAGADYVKTSTGFNGGGANASDVSLMRQTVGPDIGVKASGGVRTREKALEMIAAGATRIGTSSGIAIVTGGAGTSSY from the coding sequence ATGACACCCAACAGCCCCTTCACGGCCAATAACGCCGCTGACGATCTGGCCGCCTACATTGACCACACCCTTCTGGCGCCTCAGGCCAGCCGGGAAGAGATCCTGAAGCTGTGCAAAGAGGCAGCCGAGCACCACTTCAAGTCTGTCTGCGTCAACCCCGTCTGGGTAGAAACGGCCAAGAAGGCGTTGCTGGGATCAGGGGTGCTGACCTGCACAGTGGTGGGATTCCCGCTGGGTACCCACAACACTGATGTGAAGGTGTTTGAAGCTCGCGGGGCCACCATGGACGGCGCGGATGAGATTGACATGGTGATCAACATCGCCTCCGCCCGCGCACTGGATAAGGAAGCGCTCGTGTCTGATATTTCCGCTGTGGCTGAGGTGGTTCACGGTGAAGATTCCTTGCTGAAGGTCATTATTGAGACCTCCCTGCTCAGCGACGCTGAAAAGGTGCTGGCGTGCCAAGCCGCGGTGGAAGCCGGGGCCGATTACGTGAAAACATCGACAGGTTTCAACGGTGGCGGCGCCAATGCCTCCGACGTCTCGCTCATGCGTCAAACCGTGGGCCCGGACATTGGTGTGAAGGCATCAGGTGGCGTGCGTACCCGCGAAAAAGCACTTGAAATGATCGCCGCCGGGGCCACCCGGATTGGCACCAGTTCAGGCATTGCCATCGTCACCGGCGGTGCAGGCACCAGTTCGTATTAA
- a CDS encoding phospho-sugar mutase — translation MKTAATQWATHDPDPATAAQLQALIASTDPSDAAELADSFAGDLQFGTAGLRAAMGPGPNRMNKVVVRRAAAGVAAHLLALAQKDQAHKDQAQEELAQKAPDDVGTSFASSLTYQPRAVVGFDARYNSADFAQETAAIFTAAGIETFLLPAPLPTPVLAFAVRSLGCEAGVMVTASHNPARDNGYKVYLGGRAVEAEARGVQIVAPHDALIAGHIKAVANSGEIGETSSITLAPNGWSVLDPEFVERYKIAVVALADSAVFPDRDIRIVHTSLHGVGHETAMDVLHNAGFTDVHAVPEQSAPDPDFPTVTFPNPEEPGAMDLAFALAREVGADVVLANDPDADRAAVGALDPNTGQWRQLHGDEVGALLGAHMVVRDQDPSGAETRVFANSIVSSRLLAKIAAAAGYRHVQTLTGFKWISRVPQLTFGYEEALGYCVAPELVRDKDGISAGLLIAEMVAALKAAGRTLFDVLDGLALAHGLHASTQVSIRVEDPQGIADMMAGLRAAPPLSFDGSEVAQFTDLAQGSPELPATDGLSFLTENGTRVIVRPSGTEPKLKCYLEVIVPVADKDQLSAAREEANRALAAVVQDTKAALGLAAS, via the coding sequence TTGAAGACGGCCGCTACGCAGTGGGCCACCCATGACCCCGATCCGGCCACCGCCGCGCAATTGCAGGCCTTGATCGCCAGCACGGATCCCTCCGACGCTGCCGAGCTGGCTGATAGTTTTGCCGGCGATCTGCAGTTTGGCACGGCGGGTCTGCGGGCGGCCATGGGTCCTGGTCCCAACCGGATGAACAAGGTGGTGGTGCGCCGCGCCGCTGCCGGGGTGGCCGCTCACCTGCTGGCCCTGGCCCAAAAGGATCAGGCCCACAAGGATCAGGCCCAGGAGGAACTGGCCCAAAAGGCCCCGGACGACGTCGGAACCTCCTTCGCGTCTTCTCTCACCTACCAGCCCAGGGCTGTCGTGGGATTTGATGCCCGCTACAACTCAGCGGACTTTGCCCAGGAAACTGCCGCTATCTTCACCGCGGCAGGGATTGAGACGTTCCTGCTGCCGGCACCGCTGCCCACCCCTGTTCTGGCCTTTGCTGTGCGCTCTCTGGGGTGTGAAGCAGGCGTGATGGTCACGGCCAGCCATAACCCGGCCAGGGACAACGGTTACAAGGTCTATCTTGGTGGCCGGGCCGTGGAGGCAGAAGCCCGCGGCGTACAAATTGTGGCTCCGCATGATGCGCTCATCGCCGGGCACATCAAGGCGGTAGCGAACTCCGGCGAAATCGGCGAAACCTCCTCCATCACCTTGGCCCCCAATGGGTGGAGCGTTCTGGACCCCGAGTTTGTTGAACGCTACAAGATAGCGGTGGTGGCCCTGGCTGACAGCGCTGTTTTCCCTGACCGGGATATCAGAATTGTCCATACCTCCCTGCACGGTGTGGGGCATGAGACGGCCATGGATGTGCTCCACAACGCCGGCTTCACCGACGTTCACGCCGTTCCCGAGCAGTCCGCCCCTGATCCCGATTTCCCTACTGTCACCTTCCCAAACCCGGAAGAGCCCGGAGCCATGGACCTGGCGTTTGCTTTGGCGCGGGAGGTGGGCGCAGACGTGGTCCTGGCCAACGATCCCGACGCCGACAGGGCCGCAGTGGGCGCCCTGGATCCAAATACTGGTCAATGGCGTCAGCTTCATGGGGACGAGGTGGGTGCCCTGCTGGGTGCCCACATGGTCGTCAGGGATCAGGACCCAAGTGGCGCAGAAACAAGGGTGTTCGCCAACTCCATTGTTTCTTCCAGACTGCTGGCCAAGATTGCTGCAGCTGCAGGGTACCGCCACGTCCAGACGCTGACAGGCTTCAAATGGATTTCGCGAGTTCCCCAGTTGACGTTCGGTTACGAGGAGGCGCTGGGCTATTGCGTGGCGCCGGAGCTGGTCCGGGACAAGGACGGGATCTCGGCAGGGTTGCTCATTGCCGAGATGGTTGCCGCGCTTAAGGCTGCCGGGCGCACGCTCTTTGACGTACTGGATGGGCTGGCGTTAGCTCATGGTTTGCATGCCAGCACTCAGGTCAGCATCAGAGTTGAGGACCCCCAAGGCATAGCGGACATGATGGCCGGGCTCCGGGCTGCACCTCCTCTCAGCTTTGATGGCTCAGAGGTTGCACAGTTCACTGATTTGGCGCAGGGATCACCCGAGCTGCCGGCCACCGACGGTTTATCATTCTTGACGGAGAATGGCACACGGGTGATTGTGCGCCCCAGCGGCACCGAGCCCAAGCTCAAGTGTTATCTGGAGGTGATAGTGCCCGTGGCAGATAAAGACCAGCTTAGTGCAGCCCGGGAGGAAGCCAACCGGGCCTTGGCCGCCGTCGTACAGGACACAAAAGCGGCGCTGGGACTGGCAGCCAGCTAA
- a CDS encoding purine-nucleoside phosphorylase: MTNSQALAHTDPSDLARDAAAYIAQHTGVAHHDLAVVLGSGWGEAAGLIGEVTAVLDAADVPGFSAPAVVGHTGSLTSIRTPAGKNVLVLGARTHFYEGRGVRAVVHGVRTAAATGASTIVLTNGCGGLNEAWAPGTPVLISDHINLTAASPLEGATFVDLTDLYSARLRALAREVDPTLDEGVYAQFTGPHYETPAEVQYAKRIGADLVGMSTALEAIAARAAGMEVFGISLVTNLAAGISPTPLSHGEVIAAGEAAGPRISALLADVIAKL, encoded by the coding sequence GTGACTAATTCTCAGGCCTTGGCCCACACTGACCCCAGCGATCTTGCCCGCGATGCGGCAGCCTACATTGCACAACACACAGGAGTTGCCCACCATGACCTAGCCGTGGTGCTGGGTTCGGGATGGGGTGAAGCTGCCGGTCTCATTGGTGAGGTCACGGCAGTTCTGGATGCCGCTGACGTGCCCGGATTCTCCGCGCCGGCCGTGGTGGGGCATACAGGTTCATTGACATCCATTCGCACCCCTGCAGGCAAAAACGTGTTGGTGCTGGGTGCCCGCACCCACTTCTATGAGGGCCGCGGAGTGCGTGCAGTAGTTCACGGCGTGCGCACGGCTGCTGCCACAGGAGCAAGCACCATTGTGCTGACTAACGGTTGCGGTGGCCTCAATGAGGCGTGGGCCCCGGGCACTCCTGTGCTGATTAGCGATCACATCAACCTCACGGCGGCCTCTCCGCTGGAGGGCGCCACTTTCGTGGACCTGACGGATCTATATTCAGCACGGTTGCGTGCGCTGGCCCGCGAGGTGGATCCCACCCTTGATGAGGGTGTTTACGCGCAGTTCACCGGCCCGCATTATGAGACCCCGGCGGAGGTGCAGTACGCCAAGCGTATTGGCGCTGATCTGGTTGGCATGTCTACGGCGTTGGAGGCCATCGCCGCCCGTGCCGCAGGCATGGAAGTTTTTGGCATTTCCCTTGTCACCAATCTGGCTGCCGGGATCAGTCCCACACCGTTGAGCCATGGTGAGGTCATTGCCGCGGGCGAAGCTGCCGGGCCCAGGATTTCAGCCTTGTTGGCAGACGTGATTGCCAAATTATAG
- a CDS encoding NAD(P)H-quinone dehydrogenase yields MTSQPDIINPFALPSLAILGGGPGGYEAAMVAASMGAKVTIVERSGVGGAAVLTDVVPSKTLIAVAEAMNRSVDSTEMGVSFNAQDGDPKTVMQADLKHINERVMLLAREQSTDIRRGLEAVGVKIVIGTGRLLDNRTIEVDRGESKEIIKADAILISVGAHPRELATAQPDGERILNWTQIYDLDELPKELIVVGSGVTGAEFASAFNGLGSKVTLISSREQVLPGEDSDAAAVLEDVFERRGLRVLSRSRAESVERTENGVTVTLGDGSKVTGTHCLVCVGSIPNTTDIGLEAAGVEVTPSGHIKVDGVSRTSASNVYAAGDCTGVFALASVAAMQGRIAVAHLGGDGVRPLKLNQVSSNIFTSPEIASVGVSEADLASGKYQGDVIKLSLQTNARAKMRNVNDGFIKIIARKGSGTVIGGVVVGAGACELIFPIALAVTQKLHVDDVANTFTVYPSMSGSISEAARRLHVHM; encoded by the coding sequence GTGACGAGCCAACCAGATATCATTAATCCCTTTGCCCTCCCCAGTCTGGCCATCCTTGGCGGCGGTCCAGGCGGCTATGAAGCCGCCATGGTGGCTGCCTCAATGGGGGCCAAAGTGACCATTGTGGAACGCTCCGGTGTAGGCGGTGCGGCCGTTCTAACCGATGTGGTCCCGTCCAAAACGCTGATCGCCGTGGCTGAGGCCATGAACCGCAGCGTTGACTCCACTGAGATGGGTGTGAGTTTCAACGCCCAGGATGGTGACCCCAAGACGGTCATGCAGGCCGATCTGAAGCACATCAACGAACGCGTGATGCTGCTGGCCCGTGAACAGTCCACCGATATTCGGCGCGGGCTTGAAGCGGTAGGAGTCAAAATTGTCATTGGCACCGGCCGGCTCCTGGATAACAGGACCATTGAGGTTGACCGCGGAGAGTCCAAGGAGATCATCAAAGCTGATGCGATTCTGATCTCCGTGGGCGCCCACCCACGGGAGCTTGCCACCGCCCAGCCTGACGGGGAACGCATCCTGAACTGGACGCAGATTTACGATCTCGATGAACTGCCCAAGGAACTCATTGTGGTGGGCTCCGGTGTCACGGGTGCGGAATTCGCTTCTGCGTTCAACGGCCTAGGCTCGAAGGTCACCTTGATTTCCAGCCGTGAGCAGGTGCTGCCCGGTGAAGACTCTGACGCCGCGGCCGTGCTTGAGGACGTCTTTGAACGGCGTGGCCTGCGCGTGCTCTCTCGCTCGCGCGCAGAGTCGGTAGAACGCACCGAGAACGGCGTCACTGTCACGTTGGGCGATGGCAGCAAGGTCACCGGTACGCATTGCTTGGTCTGTGTTGGCTCCATTCCAAACACCACCGACATTGGTTTGGAAGCTGCCGGTGTTGAAGTCACGCCCAGCGGCCACATTAAAGTTGACGGGGTTTCCCGCACCAGTGCATCCAACGTCTACGCGGCGGGGGATTGCACGGGCGTGTTTGCGCTGGCCTCCGTGGCTGCTATGCAGGGCCGGATCGCCGTAGCCCACCTGGGTGGCGATGGTGTGCGCCCACTGAAGCTCAATCAGGTCTCCTCCAATATCTTCACATCCCCTGAGATTGCCTCCGTGGGCGTCTCGGAAGCGGATCTGGCCTCGGGTAAGTACCAGGGGGATGTTATCAAGCTGTCCCTGCAAACCAACGCGCGGGCCAAGATGAGAAACGTCAATGACGGGTTCATCAAGATCATTGCCCGTAAGGGTTCTGGCACAGTAATTGGCGGCGTGGTGGTGGGCGCTGGCGCCTGTGAACTGATCTTCCCGATCGCCCTGGCCGTGACCCAGAAACTGCACGTGGATGACGTTGCCAACACCTTCACCGTGTACCCGTCCATGTCAGGCTCCATCTCCGAGGCCGCCCGGCGCCTGCACGTGCACATGTAG
- a CDS encoding MFS transporter, protein MSTPEKAETVENPQVNTKGRVIVASLIGTTIEFYDFYVYATAAVLVFPALFFPNADAATALLSSFAIFGVAFVARPLGSIVFGHFGDKVGRKGTLVASLLTMGIATFLIGCLPTALVPGWVFWAPALLVVMRFMQGLALGGEWSGAALLATENAPAGKRAIWGTFPQLGAPIGFILANGIFLALSFGLSTAQFQAWGWRIPFLLSAVMVIIGLYVRLKLVETPAFQQVVDQGHVSKLPVGRVFKTSWRPLILGTFVMLATYVLFYLMTTFTLSYGTTPATIEAAKAKAEAAGKPMGADAIASWVPGLGYTRNEFLIMLIIGVVFFGIFTLVSGPLAEKFGRRKTLLWVTSAIIAFGLVFVPLFGAGLAGVMTLLILGFTLMGLTFGPMGALLPELFPTNVRYTGSAISYNMSSILGAAVAPFIAVALWQSAGGSPVLVGIYLSSMAVLTLIALLIMKETRDLDYTSNLT, encoded by the coding sequence ATGAGCACGCCTGAAAAAGCGGAGACAGTGGAGAACCCACAGGTCAACACCAAAGGCCGGGTCATTGTTGCCAGCCTTATTGGCACCACCATTGAGTTTTACGATTTTTATGTATACGCAACTGCAGCAGTGCTGGTCTTCCCGGCACTATTTTTCCCCAACGCTGACGCTGCCACAGCCCTGCTGAGCTCGTTTGCGATCTTTGGTGTGGCCTTCGTTGCCCGCCCACTGGGATCGATTGTCTTTGGCCACTTTGGTGACAAGGTGGGCCGCAAGGGCACCCTGGTGGCATCCCTGCTAACAATGGGTATTGCCACGTTCTTGATTGGCTGCCTGCCCACGGCACTTGTGCCCGGTTGGGTGTTCTGGGCCCCGGCCCTCCTGGTTGTTATGCGCTTCATGCAGGGCCTTGCGTTGGGTGGGGAGTGGAGCGGTGCCGCACTGCTGGCTACCGAGAACGCTCCTGCCGGCAAGCGCGCCATCTGGGGAACTTTCCCTCAGCTGGGTGCTCCCATCGGTTTCATCCTGGCCAATGGCATCTTCCTTGCTCTGAGCTTCGGCCTGAGCACAGCCCAGTTCCAGGCGTGGGGCTGGCGCATCCCGTTCCTGCTCAGCGCGGTCATGGTCATCATTGGCCTGTACGTGCGCTTGAAGCTGGTTGAAACCCCGGCCTTCCAGCAGGTTGTTGACCAGGGGCACGTCTCCAAGCTGCCTGTTGGCCGCGTGTTCAAGACAAGCTGGCGTCCCCTGATCCTGGGCACCTTCGTTATGCTGGCCACCTACGTTTTGTTCTACCTGATGACAACGTTCACGCTCTCCTACGGCACCACGCCGGCAACTATTGAGGCCGCGAAGGCCAAAGCGGAAGCCGCTGGCAAACCCATGGGTGCCGATGCTATTGCTTCATGGGTCCCCGGACTTGGCTACACCCGCAACGAATTCTTGATCATGCTGATCATTGGCGTGGTGTTCTTTGGCATCTTCACCCTTGTCTCAGGACCTCTGGCCGAAAAGTTTGGCCGACGCAAAACGCTTTTGTGGGTTACCAGTGCCATCATCGCCTTCGGCCTAGTCTTTGTACCGCTGTTTGGTGCAGGCCTGGCAGGCGTCATGACACTACTTATCCTGGGCTTCACACTGATGGGGCTGACCTTCGGGCCCATGGGGGCGTTGCTCCCTGAACTGTTCCCCACCAATGTCCGCTACACGGGATCCGCCATCAGCTACAACATGTCAAGCATCTTGGGTGCTGCTGTTGCCCCGTTCATTGCGGTGGCGCTCTGGCAGTCTGCTGGCGGCAGCCCGGTCCTGGTGGGTATTTACCTCTCCTCCATGGCGGTCCTGACCTTGATTGCGTTGCTGATCATGAAGGAAACCCGCGACCTGGATTACACCTCCAACCTCACCTAA
- a CDS encoding biotin carboxylase N-terminal domain-containing protein: MTISRSATANAAEATPLTKVLIANRGEIAVRIIRAARDEGILSVAVYAEPDRDALHVRMADEAFALGGETAADSYLVMDKLLAAAQAAGADCVHPGYGFLAENAVFAQRVIDAGLTWIGPSPAAIAALGDKVQARHIAEKVGAPLVPGTKNPVESTQEVLAFADEFGLPLAIKAAYGGGGRGIKVVHTREEIPELYESAVREAVAAFGRGECFVERFLEAPRHVETQCLADAAGNVVVVSTRDCSLQRRNQKLVEEAPAPFLSDDQNKRLYEASKAIMKEANYAGAGTCEFLVGPDGTISFLEVNTRLQVEHTISEEVTGIDLVREQFRIARGEELGYGDPEIRGHSFEFRINGEDPGRGFMPAPGTVTTLILPTGPGVRVDSGITAGEVIGGNFDSMLAKLIVTGATREQALQRSSRALSEMQVGGLPTVLPFHRAVVIDPAFAPTDGTPFTTHTRWIETEFNNTIPAFDLTGVSSSADDAGTRQSVTVEVGGKRLEVTLPASFASSNGNSSGAKKAKKAGRNRSSNPAAANGNALTSPMQGTIVKVAVADGDVVSEGDLVVVLEAMKMEQPLTAHRAGTITGLSAAAGDTVSAGAVLASIED; this comes from the coding sequence GTGACCATTTCACGCTCTGCAACTGCCAATGCAGCGGAGGCAACCCCGCTGACCAAAGTCCTGATAGCCAACCGCGGCGAAATTGCCGTCCGTATCATCCGGGCCGCTCGCGACGAAGGCATCCTCTCCGTTGCTGTCTACGCAGAGCCGGATAGGGACGCCCTCCACGTGCGCATGGCTGATGAGGCGTTCGCACTTGGCGGTGAGACGGCCGCCGATTCCTACCTGGTCATGGACAAGCTCCTTGCTGCGGCCCAGGCTGCAGGGGCCGATTGTGTGCACCCCGGCTATGGTTTCTTGGCCGAAAACGCCGTATTCGCCCAACGGGTCATCGATGCCGGCCTCACGTGGATTGGCCCGTCCCCTGCGGCTATCGCGGCTCTTGGCGATAAGGTTCAGGCTCGCCACATCGCCGAAAAGGTCGGTGCACCTCTGGTCCCCGGCACCAAGAACCCTGTTGAATCCACACAGGAAGTCCTGGCATTTGCCGATGAATTTGGGCTCCCCCTGGCCATCAAGGCAGCCTACGGCGGTGGCGGCCGGGGCATCAAGGTTGTCCACACTCGTGAAGAGATCCCCGAACTCTACGAATCTGCCGTCCGTGAAGCCGTGGCGGCTTTTGGTCGTGGCGAGTGCTTCGTGGAGCGTTTCTTAGAAGCTCCCCGGCACGTGGAAACCCAGTGTCTGGCGGATGCCGCCGGCAATGTGGTTGTTGTCTCCACGCGTGACTGCTCATTGCAGCGTCGTAACCAAAAGCTCGTTGAAGAAGCACCGGCGCCGTTCCTCAGCGATGATCAAAACAAGCGCCTCTATGAAGCCTCCAAGGCCATCATGAAGGAAGCAAACTACGCAGGCGCCGGCACGTGCGAATTCCTTGTGGGCCCGGATGGAACCATCTCCTTCCTCGAGGTCAACACACGCCTGCAGGTGGAACACACCATCTCCGAAGAAGTGACAGGGATCGATCTGGTCCGCGAACAGTTCCGGATCGCCCGCGGCGAGGAACTCGGTTACGGGGACCCTGAGATCCGCGGCCACTCCTTCGAGTTCCGCATCAATGGCGAGGATCCGGGCCGCGGCTTCATGCCAGCCCCCGGCACCGTCACCACCCTGATATTGCCCACAGGCCCCGGCGTCCGCGTCGATTCAGGCATCACCGCCGGCGAAGTCATTGGCGGGAATTTCGATTCCATGCTGGCCAAGCTGATCGTCACCGGCGCCACCCGCGAGCAGGCCCTCCAACGCTCCAGCCGCGCGCTGAGCGAAATGCAGGTCGGCGGCCTGCCCACAGTCCTGCCCTTCCACCGCGCAGTGGTGATCGACCCCGCCTTCGCCCCCACCGACGGCACCCCCTTCACCACTCACACGCGCTGGATCGAAACCGAGTTCAACAACACCATCCCCGCCTTCGATCTCACGGGTGTTTCCAGCTCAGCGGACGACGCCGGAACTCGCCAAAGCGTGACCGTTGAGGTGGGTGGCAAACGGCTTGAGGTGACCCTCCCGGCGTCGTTCGCTTCCAGCAATGGCAACAGTAGCGGCGCGAAGAAGGCCAAGAAGGCCGGGCGCAACCGCTCCTCCAACCCGGCGGCAGCCAACGGCAACGCACTGACTTCCCCTATGCAGGGAACCATTGTGAAGGTGGCAGTGGCGGACGGCGATGTGGTCTCAGAAGGTGACCTGGTGGTAGTGCTGGAGGCCATGAAGATGGAACAACCCCTCACGGCGCACCGGGCCGGGACCATCACCGGTCTAAGCGCGGCCGCCGGTGACACAGTTTCTGCTGGTGCCGTGTTGGCATCCATCGAAGACTAA
- a CDS encoding transcriptional regulator yields MKEQSENPAQHPRHELSEVLHQPVRFSIAAALSRTETMDFKDLRNAIQVSDSVLSKQLSALEKAGYIDIKKAFVGKFPRTSVKLTASGTQAWEQHLATLRLIAGG; encoded by the coding sequence ATGAAGGAGCAATCTGAGAACCCAGCGCAGCACCCCCGCCACGAACTCAGCGAAGTCCTTCATCAGCCCGTGCGGTTCTCCATTGCGGCAGCTCTGTCACGAACTGAAACCATGGACTTCAAGGACCTTCGCAATGCCATTCAGGTCAGCGATTCGGTGCTGAGCAAGCAACTCTCGGCACTGGAAAAAGCGGGCTATATTGATATCAAGAAGGCATTTGTTGGTAAGTTTCCGCGTACTTCGGTCAAACTAACAGCCTCGGGAACTCAGGCTTGGGAGCAGCACTTGGCCACCCTGCGCCTGATTGCCGGCGGGTAG
- a CDS encoding Maf family protein, which translates to MTQSLVLASASPARTKLLSEAGIAHTVMVSDVDEDAATAAAGPLTPPETALLLARAKAESVALNAPNSLVVGCDSVFELAGEPYGKPWEPEVARERWQMMRGKSGVLHTGHWLISLDDAGSSVGHGEVTSAVVTFEDVSDAEIDAYVATGEPLAVAGGFTIDGLAGAFICGVEGDPHTVVGLSISTLRRLLAKTGVSITDLWA; encoded by the coding sequence ATGACCCAATCACTCGTGCTTGCCTCCGCCTCTCCTGCCCGCACCAAACTCCTGAGCGAAGCAGGCATTGCCCACACAGTCATGGTTTCCGACGTGGATGAGGACGCCGCCACCGCCGCTGCAGGTCCCCTGACACCACCCGAAACCGCCCTCCTGCTGGCCCGCGCGAAGGCCGAATCGGTTGCTTTGAACGCCCCGAACTCACTTGTTGTGGGCTGCGATTCAGTGTTTGAACTTGCGGGAGAGCCCTATGGCAAACCATGGGAACCGGAGGTGGCACGCGAACGCTGGCAAATGATGCGCGGCAAGTCAGGAGTATTGCACACGGGCCACTGGCTCATTTCCTTGGACGACGCCGGATCTTCCGTTGGGCACGGTGAGGTCACCAGCGCTGTGGTCACCTTTGAAGACGTGTCCGACGCCGAGATCGACGCCTACGTGGCTACCGGGGAACCTCTCGCGGTGGCTGGCGGATTCACTATTGACGGTCTCGCGGGAGCGTTCATCTGTGGTGTTGAGGGCGACCCCCACACGGTTGTGGGACTTTCGATCTCCACACTTCGCCGTCTGTTAGCCAAAACCGGCGTGTCAATCACAGATTTATGGGCATGA
- a CDS encoding DUF779 domain-containing protein → MTTTADVLDAAITIPGESKSRVALSGMAVELLQKLWGLHGPLMFHQSGGCCDGSSPMCYPAGEFITAEADILLGLFELPDCGPLEFWMSKEQFNYWSHTHLTVDVVPGRGSGFSVEAPEGKRFLIRSKLVDGFVPAQT, encoded by the coding sequence ATGACAACTACAGCCGATGTTCTGGATGCCGCCATCACCATCCCGGGTGAGAGCAAATCACGCGTGGCTTTATCTGGCATGGCAGTCGAGCTGTTGCAAAAGTTGTGGGGTTTGCACGGTCCGTTAATGTTCCATCAATCCGGTGGTTGCTGCGACGGCTCCTCCCCCATGTGCTACCCGGCCGGAGAGTTCATCACAGCCGAAGCGGACATCCTGTTGGGACTCTTTGAGCTTCCTGACTGCGGACCACTGGAATTTTGGATGTCCAAGGAACAATTCAACTACTGGTCGCACACGCATCTTACCGTTGATGTTGTTCCCGGACGCGGCAGCGGCTTCTCCGTTGAAGCCCCTGAAGGCAAACGATTCCTGATCCGATCCAAGCTCGTGGACGGGTTTGTTCCCGCCCAGACCTAG